A window of the Desulfobacula toluolica Tol2 genome harbors these coding sequences:
- a CDS encoding hemolysin family protein, which translates to MKLSLKWSSWIFALVLSLVLAFSADVFGLKDSYERSIEYMSADGLLLIIYVLIALIISFLCSVAESVLLSITPSYIEGQKKRRPKHAALLKRLRRDNVDQSLAAILTLNTIAHTVGAIGAGAKATIVFGSTWFGLFSVIMTLLILFFSEIVPKTLGTIYWSKLASPILYFVNTLIVILYPIVWISERLTNFISHGKDINIFSREEFIAMAQVGVETGHILDKESKIIRNIFRFESLKTNDIMTPRVVISALPEDMKIIDSLKEVIQTPFSRLPLYSTNIDDITGFVLKEDILINAAQKRGNEKIKALKREIIAVPKSVSLIALLERFLKDRQHIAIVVNEYGGTDGVVTLEDLIETLTGMEIMDETDDVEDMRALARKQWKERTKAMGLDADIFDQSKAEKMKD; encoded by the coding sequence ATGAAATTGTCATTAAAATGGTCAAGTTGGATTTTTGCCCTTGTATTGTCACTGGTATTAGCGTTTTCGGCTGATGTCTTTGGCTTAAAAGATTCTTACGAAAGAAGCATTGAATATATGAGTGCTGATGGTTTGCTGTTAATAATTTATGTGCTAATTGCATTAATTATTTCATTTCTCTGTTCAGTAGCGGAATCGGTACTCTTAAGCATCACGCCTTCATATATAGAGGGGCAGAAAAAAAGGCGACCTAAGCATGCTGCACTTTTGAAACGCCTGAGACGAGATAATGTGGATCAATCACTTGCGGCAATTTTAACACTAAATACTATTGCTCATACGGTTGGTGCGATCGGTGCAGGGGCCAAAGCGACAATTGTATTTGGAAGCACGTGGTTTGGCCTGTTTTCAGTTATTATGACACTTTTGATTCTTTTTTTTTCTGAAATCGTGCCCAAAACTTTAGGCACCATCTACTGGTCAAAACTTGCAAGTCCAATTTTATATTTTGTAAACACTCTGATTGTGATTCTTTATCCAATCGTATGGATTTCGGAGAGACTGACAAATTTTATTTCACACGGAAAGGATATTAACATTTTCAGTAGAGAAGAGTTCATCGCCATGGCTCAGGTCGGTGTAGAGACGGGGCATATTCTTGATAAGGAATCAAAGATTATCCGGAACATATTCCGATTCGAGTCGCTGAAAACGAACGATATCATGACGCCACGTGTTGTAATTTCCGCATTGCCCGAGGATATGAAAATTATTGATTCGTTGAAAGAAGTTATCCAAACCCCTTTTTCACGTCTGCCGCTTTACTCGACGAATATTGATGACATAACCGGTTTTGTTCTTAAAGAGGATATTTTAATTAACGCCGCCCAGAAGCGAGGCAATGAAAAAATCAAAGCATTGAAGCGTGAAATAATTGCTGTTCCAAAATCAGTATCGTTGATCGCATTGTTAGAAAGGTTTCTTAAGGATCGCCAGCACATTGCTATAGTCGTCAATGAATATGGAGGGACTGATGGAGTGGTGACATTAGAGGATTTAATCGAAACACTTACTGGCATGGAAATTATGGATGAAACAGATGATGTTGAAGACATGCGCGCTCTGGCCAGGAAACAATGGAAGGAACGTACCAAGGCAATGGGGCTTGATGCTGATATCTTTGACCAAAGCAAGGCCGAAAAAATGAAGGATTAG
- a CDS encoding phage integrase N-terminal SAM-like domain-containing protein: protein MQKRSIQSYTSAVLKLQRFYNKPLEDISEEQLRQYWLCCQNELGWSAATLRISYSGIQHFFTRTLVRSWNIFNDIKWKREQTLPTILSLEEVRKIIYALTTVQSHTFYLTLYSMGLRLREATTLQVKDILSDMGLVHIHGGKGALDRTVPLPKITLLTLRKYYKTHRNPKMVSSNFRTKTVKRKNGKPCHWMPWSLSEDFCSMFFPKGL, encoded by the coding sequence ATGCAAAAAAGGAGTATTCAATCCTATACCAGCGCGGTTTTAAAACTCCAACGATTTTATAATAAACCATTAGAAGATATCAGCGAAGAGCAGCTGCGTCAATACTGGCTTTGCTGCCAGAATGAACTCGGCTGGAGCGCCGCTACTCTGCGCATCAGTTATTCCGGTATTCAGCATTTCTTTACCAGAACGCTGGTCCGGTCCTGGAATATTTTCAACGACATCAAATGGAAGCGAGAACAGACCTTACCGACTATTTTGAGTCTGGAGGAAGTCAGGAAGATTATTTATGCCCTTACCACTGTGCAAAGTCATACATTTTATTTGACATTATATTCCATGGGACTGCGTTTGAGGGAAGCCACAACCCTTCAGGTTAAAGATATCCTTTCCGACATGGGGCTTGTGCATATTCACGGCGGAAAGGGTGCCCTGGACAGGACGGTACCCTTGCCTAAAATTACCCTGTTGACTTTACGCAAATACTATAAAACGCATCGCAATCCCAAAATGGTGTCATCAAATTTTCGTACAAAGACCGTGAAAAGAAAAAATGGAAAACCATGTCACTGGATGCCATGGAGTTTATCCGAAGATTTTTGCAGCATGTTCTTCCCAAAGGGTTTATGA
- a CDS encoding cyclic 2,3-diphosphoglycerate synthase, which translates to MVENVIIMGAAGRDFHNFNVYFRDNKRYNVIAFTATQIPNIENRSYPPNLAGSLYPDGIPIHPETDLVFLIKKYKVDLVSFSYSDILHSEVMHKGSMVNAAGADFVMIAAPYTMLKSSKKVISVSAVRTGCGKSQVSREVYRILTKMGKKAIIVRHPMPYGDLERNAVQRFSSFADFDTYNCTIEEREEFEPVVEMGAVIYAGIDYEKILREAEKEADIIIWDGGNNDTPFFHPDLNIVLFDPHRPGHEISYHPGETNMLMADIAVINKVDSADPENIRAVQNTIETRNPNAVILHADSVITAQDPGRIRDKRVLVVEDGPTLTHGGMRFGAGIIAAQRFGAAVIVDPAPWLLGTFKELFKTYPDIGPLLPAAGYSKQQISDMEQIINKVDCDLVILGTTSDLTRIISINKPAIRIRYEYMDHGVPTLEMEISRHMNQW; encoded by the coding sequence ATGGTTGAAAATGTAATTATCATGGGCGCCGCCGGGCGCGATTTTCATAATTTTAATGTTTATTTCAGAGATAATAAAAGATATAACGTCATTGCTTTTACCGCGACCCAGATCCCCAATATCGAAAACCGGAGTTATCCCCCGAATCTTGCAGGCAGCCTTTATCCGGATGGAATTCCCATTCATCCGGAAACAGACCTTGTTTTTCTGATCAAAAAATACAAGGTCGATCTGGTTTCTTTTTCTTACAGCGATATCCTTCACTCTGAAGTGATGCACAAGGGCTCCATGGTTAATGCGGCTGGGGCTGATTTTGTAATGATTGCAGCTCCTTATACTATGCTGAAATCAAGTAAAAAAGTCATCTCCGTTTCCGCCGTCAGGACCGGGTGCGGAAAATCCCAGGTCAGCCGGGAGGTTTACCGGATTTTGACAAAGATGGGAAAAAAAGCGATCATAGTACGTCACCCCATGCCGTACGGAGACTTGGAACGTAATGCAGTCCAGCGTTTTTCTTCCTTTGCCGATTTTGATACATACAACTGCACCATTGAAGAGCGCGAAGAGTTTGAGCCGGTGGTTGAGATGGGGGCGGTGATTTATGCCGGTATCGACTATGAAAAGATTTTGCGGGAAGCGGAAAAAGAGGCGGATATAATTATCTGGGACGGCGGAAACAATGATACGCCTTTTTTTCATCCTGACCTGAACATCGTGCTTTTCGATCCTCATCGTCCGGGGCATGAAATATCCTATCATCCCGGAGAGACCAACATGCTTATGGCCGATATTGCCGTGATCAACAAAGTGGACAGCGCCGACCCGGAAAATATCCGGGCGGTTCAAAACACCATTGAAACGCGCAACCCCAATGCCGTCATTCTCCATGCGGATTCCGTGATTACTGCCCAAGATCCGGGCCGGATCAGGGATAAACGCGTGCTGGTTGTGGAGGACGGCCCCACACTGACCCATGGCGGGATGCGGTTCGGTGCCGGTATCATTGCTGCACAGCGGTTTGGCGCGGCAGTGATCGTGGACCCGGCCCCCTGGCTTTTAGGAACTTTTAAAGAGCTTTTCAAGACCTACCCGGACATCGGCCCTTTGCTTCCGGCTGCGGGATACAGCAAGCAGCAGATATCCGATATGGAACAGATCATCAATAAAGTGGATTGTGATCTTGTGATCCTTGGAACCACAAGTGATCTGACCCGGATCATTTCCATTAATAAACCCGCAATACGTATCCGGTACGAGTATATGGACCATGGGGTTCCCACGCTGGAGATGGAAATCTCCCGGCACATGAATCAGTGGTAA
- the arcC gene encoding carbamate kinase: MIDSDNRKPILLVALGGNAMIKKGQEGTAVQQRDNLKVTVRQIARLSQTHRIIITHGNGPQVGNLLLQQECCDAVPKMPLEILVAQTQGQIGYMIESCLDSELMAQNLNASPLVSLISYVVVDEHDPAFKTPTKPIGPVYTKTQAEAASWPFHKTAKGYRRVTFSPKPVTIVEKHEIKQLIDMDFIVICCGGGGIPVIREGRAFSGIEAVIDKDLASARLAVEVGADLFVIATDVKGVATNFGQKNQKILRTLTLADARKHMRAGHFPEGSMKPKVEAAMQFVGIPGKRAVIAFLEEIEQAVAGKAGTEFVA, translated from the coding sequence ATGATTGATTCTGACAATAGAAAACCAATCCTCCTTGTGGCCCTGGGGGGCAATGCCATGATCAAAAAAGGCCAGGAGGGTACTGCCGTCCAGCAGCGAGATAATCTGAAAGTGACTGTCAGGCAAATTGCCCGTCTTTCACAAACCCATCGCATCATCATTACCCATGGCAATGGCCCTCAGGTGGGGAATCTGTTGCTGCAGCAGGAGTGCTGTGATGCAGTGCCCAAAATGCCGTTGGAGATTCTTGTGGCCCAGACCCAGGGACAGATCGGTTACATGATCGAATCCTGCCTGGATTCTGAGCTGATGGCCCAGAACCTGAATGCAAGCCCCCTGGTCAGCCTGATCAGTTATGTGGTGGTGGATGAGCATGATCCGGCATTCAAGACCCCTACAAAACCCATTGGGCCTGTTTACACAAAGACCCAGGCGGAAGCAGCGTCCTGGCCTTTTCACAAAACCGCCAAAGGTTACCGGCGGGTAACTTTTTCTCCCAAACCGGTCACCATTGTTGAAAAGCATGAAATAAAACAATTGATCGACATGGATTTTATCGTGATCTGCTGCGGCGGAGGCGGTATTCCGGTTATTCGTGAAGGACGAGCCTTCAGCGGGATAGAGGCGGTCATCGATAAAGACCTTGCCAGTGCGCGCTTGGCTGTGGAGGTGGGAGCAGATCTTTTTGTCATTGCCACGGATGTCAAAGGGGTTGCCACCAACTTCGGTCAAAAGAATCAGAAAATTTTGCGCACCCTCACTCTTGCGGATGCCCGAAAACATATGAGGGCAGGGCATTTCCCAGAAGGTTCCATGAAGCCCAAGGTGGAAGCAGCCATGCAGTTTGTAGGGATTCCAGGAAAAAGAGCCGTGATCGCGTTTTTAGAAGAGATAGAACAGGCCGTGGCCGGAAAGGCAGGCACCGAGTTTGTGGCCTGA